TCCACCTTCGTGCTGCCGATATTCGTCAGCTTGAACATGATACTCATCGTCAAGTCGTGCTGCACGCCGCTCTCATCCCGGCCCGTCAGTGTAATATCGCCATGCAAGCTCTCCAGCACGCCCACCTTGTTCTCATGGGCCGAGCCAGAGACCCTGCTCACATAGATGTCGCTCTCGACGCTCGGCAAAGTCATACCGCCCTGCCCATGCGACTGCCCCTCGACCATGCGCTTCATCCCGTAGGAGGCGACCGCATTGACGAGCGCAGGCACCTGGGCCTCCGACAAGCTGCCACCGTACGATATGCCTCCATCCACCGTCTCCTCGGCCTGCACGTACTCCTTCAGGCTGCCGACGAACGCATCGACGATCTTCTCGATCTCAGGTGCCCCCTTCTCCTTGAACGGGTTGCCGAATGGCGTCACATTGAACTGCGACGAAGGACGTGTGTTCTCACTTACGAAATAATGATCCCCCGAATCATTCTTCCAGATGGACAGCTTCGGATCACGGTAAGAGAAGCGCGAGTGTGTATTGCCACCTGCTTGCTGCGTCTGCGACAATTCCTCCTTCGCCTTCTTCGCTTGATCAACCTTCATCTGGTTCACAGACTGCATCAGCACCTGCTCGCTGCTCTTCAGTATGACTACCGTCTCCACCGTATAGTTCTCCATTCCGCTCTCCATCTGCCCGGCCGTATCCTTAATCGCCTGCTTGAGCTTGTCGTATCCAGAGCCGAGCAGCGCATCGGCGAAGGCGGTTGACACGAACAGGCACGCGCCGATTGTGAACGAGAGCACCGTCAATGATTTCTTACTTCGCTTCATGAGTACAATCTCCTTTACTTCCAACAGAATGGGGGAAACGTTTCCTTATTTCTTAGTATAGAGGAGCGGTATTGAATATTTCTAAAGCAACTATTAACAAAGTATAAACAACAAACAGCCCGCCTGACCGTATGTACGGACGAGCGGGCGGCATAATGCGTGTTACTGATGCAGACTGCGGAAGATGAACCGCAATTCCTTCTCATTGCGTGATCAACGGTAACTGGATATGGACCTCGGTTCCAACATGCACGGTGCTTCGAATAACAAGCGTACCGCCGTGATTTTCAATAATTTTTTTACTTACCGCGTAGCCTAGACCTGTTCCCTTCTCCTTAGTCGAGAAGAATGGCTCGCCCAGTCTCGCCAGCAGCTCAGGTGGAATACCTTCCCCCTCATCCCTGATCGTAATCTGGAGCGTGCGGGCTTCGCGATCGGCGCTTGCCGTTGTAATGAGAATTTGGCCACCATGCGGCATCGATTCGATCGCATTCTTAACGAAATTAATGAACACCTGCTTCAGCTGGTTCTCATTGCAATGTACAAGCAGCGTCTCATCACTGAAATCATACTGAAGCTGAATATTGCGAAGCAGCGCCTGCGCCTCCATCAGCTTAATCATCGGCTCCACAATGTCGCGTATATCCTTGCTCTCGTACTGAGCCGCCTGCGGCTTCGCTAGCATCAGCAGCTCGCTGATGATCTGCTCGATTCGTTCGATCTCCGAGCCGATTACGCTGAAGTATTCTGGCTTGCTCCGATATTCCCGCTCCAGCAGCGTGATGAAGCCCTTGATCGCCGTGAGCGGATTGCGGATTTCGTGTGCGATGCCAGCGGCCAGCTGCCCGGCTAGCGACAGCTTCTCGGACAGCTGCAATTGCTGCTCAGATTGAATACGCTCCGCTTCGGCGCGCTTCCTCTCTGTAATATCGCGCCCGATTCCCATCACCCGCTGAAGTCGATCCTCACCATCTTGAATCGCCTTAATGTTGATCTCGAACCAGACGTAATGTCCTTGCTGGTGACGAAGCCGGCAACACACGATGCCGCTATCCTTCTGGCTCATCAAGGGAGAGCTCACCAATTCCTGAAGATCTTCTGTGTGCACGTATGTAAAAAAAGGATGACCCTGAACGTCCTCAGCAGCATAACCGAGCAACGCCTTCACACCGGGAGATACATAATCGACTGTACCTTTGGCCGTCAGGCTAAAGATGACATCCTGCGCATTCTCGGAAATAAGCTCATACAGCTGATCATGGTGCAGCAGCTGCTCGGTCGCTTTGCGATACTCGGTAATATCCTTAAGAATACTGTAGATGCCCTCGATCTTGCTCTCTACAACGATCGGCACATAGGTGACACGCAAGACGACACGATGTCCGTTCTTATGGATAATGATCTCCTCGAACTCTTGCGGCTCGCCTTCGAGCGCAAGAAGAAAGTGCTTCCTCGATACATCCGTTCGTTCGAGAAGCACGCTGGGGTCCATATGAAGAAGCTCCTGCTTCGTATATCCCGTCACTCTCTCACATGCGTCATTCACGCTTGTAAATTGACCGCTCGGGGAGAAGCTCATAATCGCATCCGGATGGCATTGGAATAACGACTTATACCGCTCCTTGCTCTGAATAAGCACATGAGCCTCTGTTTTTTGGTCCGTAATATCTTGAATCTGGCCTATGAAATATAACGGCTTGCGGTGCTCATCCCGCACCAGCGTCACACTTAGCCTCACCCATACGACATGTCCATGCTTATGATAATACCTCTTGTCCAGCTGATAGTGCGTACGCCGGCCCTCCAAGGTGTCGTGAACAAGCTCGAGATCGAAGTCCAGATCATCCTCATGCGTCAGCATTTGAAAATTCATCTGCATGAGCTCCAGCTCCGAATATCCAACAATATCGCATAAGGAAGAATTCACACGCAGCCAGCTTCCGTCCGGGGCCACCAGGGCCATGCCGATCGGCGCATGCTCGAAGGCGTGAGTAAATAAATAATCATCCGTCAGCTCAAATTGAGTCAAATGAAGTTCGTCCTTCCCAGAGTATCGGAAATCATCGCCACCTCTAGTATTATTTTTACATATGCTTAAACAAACTTCAATCATTAAGCGTAAAAATATTATAAAAATACGCGTTACGCATAATAATTCGATAAAAAAAAGAAGGGGCTTCATTATTCATTCGAAGCTTTACCTTCCCTAGTTCCCCCTACATCCTCTTTACGATCATTCAGCACGTATTCCAGCAAGAGGCGAAGCGTGCGCAGCTCCTCGTCGCTAAGCGGCATTCCGTCCCAATGCAGACCTCTCTGGGCGAGTACATCCTTCGCATTCATGCTGATCGGCTGCGGCTCACGATTCTCGGTTAAGCCGAGGATGTAGTCCGAGCTAGTCTGGTACAGATGGGCAAGCTTGACCATCGACTCGATGTTCGGCCTGCGATAGCCTTGCTCCCACCCTGACAGCGTCGTGATGCTAACCCCTAGCTCCCCGGCAGCTTCCTCCAAGGTCATCCCGCCTTCCTTGCGCAAGGCCTTCAGACGAATGTTAAAGCTCATGACAGGCATGGCTCCCCTCTAGAAATTCACAATAGCCGGATTACGCTTCTTCAGCTCTTCAGAGATGAATCGAATCTCATCGGCATAGTAAATAATTCGATCCGTGAGCAGCCGCACCTCATCCTCGGTCGGTACACGCTGAGCCTGCGGCGACATGACGGCGAACGTGCCAACAATCTGACCCGTTACCCGATCGGTGAATGGATGTGACCAGCAGCTCCGATACCCGAGCGTATCCACGGCGAACTCGCGCACACCTTCCCAGCAGTCCGACGTCTCGAAGCTGGTGACGGCAAGCTTGCCTGTATGGCAGGCCAGACCGCAGCTGGAGAACGTCTCGTTGAACTTGCCCTTGAACCAGGTGAATATATTATAAAATTCGATCGGCACGGACGGCCCCGCACCATGATAGAACGTGTTCTCTTCCTTGCTCCAGAACATGATGGCAACATGGGCATTCTCCATCTCGGCCTCGATCGAGCGGCAGAAGTTACCGAGCTCCCGCTTCACCTCTAGCGTTCGCAGGTGCCCTTCACTGACTTGACCGTTCAGCTTCAGTGCCTCCATAAGAAGGGATACGTTGTCTGTCTTCTTCACATCTGACGGCGCGAGCTCTGACAGCCTCTTCACGACGTCTTGATTGAGCTGATAATTTCTCAAATAGTGCAGAATCCCGTTCTTGCCAGTATTCATGAGCATGTCTCCTCACTTCACTCCGTCTGTTCGATCCATTATACACCAGAGTGAAAAGAAGGCGCCAGCATAATAAATATGCAGGCGCCTTGCACAGCATGACAATTCCATTATATGTCGCCGGGGCCGTTCGCGAAACCCGCCAGCATCGCCCCGCGCACCCAGACGTGACGGACGTCGAGCTCGCGACTCAGCACGACGACGTCCGCCTGCGCGCCCTCGCGCAGCTCGCCGGTTATATCGCTGATGCCGAGCACCCTCGCCGGATTGCCGCTCGCCATGCGGCTCGCAGCCTCCAGCGGAATACCCGCCTCGCGCACTGCATACCGCAGTGCGGCGTCCATCGTCAGCGTGCTGCCGGCCAGACTGCCGCACGCCTTGAGCCGGGCGACCCCGCCCTGCACGACGACGTCGAGGCCGCCGAGCGCATAGCTGCCGTCGCCAAGGCCTGCCGCCGAGATGGCGTCGGTGATCAGCACGAGCCCGAGCTCGCCCTTCGCCCGCGCGAGCAAGCGCAGCGCGGCCGCATGCACGTGATGACCGTCAGCGATCACCTCCGCCGTCAGACGGTCCTCCGTGAGCACGGCGCCGACCGTGCCGGGCTCGCGGTGGTGCAGGCCGCGCATCGCGTTGAACGTATGCGCGGCGTGGCTGAGCCCGAGCTCCGCGGCAGCCTGCACCTGCTCGTAGGTCGCGTCCGTATGGCCGCAGGCCGCGACGACCCCGTGCTCCCGCAAGGCGCGGATATAATCCGCCGCCCCCTCCAGCTCCGGAGCGAGCGTCTGCAGCCGCAGGAGACCGGGATACCGCGTCGTCCATTCCTCGAGCCAGCACAACTGAGGGGGGACGATATGAGCCGGGTGTTGCGCGCCGGGCCACTTCTTGCTGATGAAGGGTCCCTCGAGATGAACGCCGAGCAGCTGCGCATGCAGCATCGGCTCCGCGACGTAATCCGCGAGACGGCTGAGCGCCTCATCGATGGCACACTTCGGAGCGGTAACCGTCGTCGCCAGCATCGACGTCGTCCCGTGGGCGGCATGGAAGCGTGTAATGGCGTCTAGGCCAACGCGATCGGCCTCCATGAAGTCGTAGCCGGCTCCTCCATGCACATGCACATCGATGAAGCCGGGCAGCACATAGCCGCCCTCTGCATCGCATTGCCGTTCTGCTGCCGGGATCGGCTCATCGGCGTGGCCGATTCGCTCAATGCTGCTCCCGCTTAGCAGCAGCCAGCCCGCTGCCGCCGGTGCATCGGGCGTGACGATGCTAGCATTATGAATGAGCCAGTGATCGACGTTCATGCGCGGTGAGCCTCCCTGTTATCGAGCTAATCAGCTACTCGTCTTGCTCGCCCTGCTCCTCGCCCAGACATTCCAGCAGCGCGAGCGCCTCCTCATGCTCCGGCTCCAGCTCGAGCGCCCGCCCTAAGTAGTAACGCGCCTCCAGCTCAAGTCCAAGCTCCAGGCTGCAGATCGCAAGACAGTACAGCACGGTCGGCACCGGATCTTCAGGATCGGTCTGTACAGACTGATCGAGGAAGCGCTTCGCCTCCTCGTACATGTTCATCTCGAATAGCAATAGACCCGCATCCAGCGCCAGATCGTAGCGCTGCTCCATCACGTAGAACGAATCCCACATCTTATTAATCCCGAGGCGAAGATCGAGCAGCTCCTCATCTGTCGCCTCCGGAAGCAGGCTGACGATGCGCTGCGCCGTCTGGATGAAGAACTCCGCGTCGTACCCCCCCAGACGCCAGAAGGCGAGAATCGGCTGCAGCGTAATGCCATCCAGCTGCTGGTCGAGCCATTCCTTCATGCTGCAGAACTCGTCAGGACCGAACCGCTCGATGAACCGACGGAACGCCAGACGCGTGTTCACGTACGTTTTCGGCTTGTCCAGCATGAGGATGCAGCCGATGTTGATGTTTTTATAATGATGCTCGGTAAAGAGCGCCTCCGCCCCCCTCTGCTCGAAGACGTGCACCAGCGCATGATAGTTCGCCGTCAAGGAGAAGCTGCCGTGAATGACCAACTGCGGCGGATCAGCGAATTGAAGATCCTCCAGCCGATGGTCGCCCTTATCCGCCGTAATGAGCAGGAAGCCGCTTCTCGACAGCGCATTCAGCCGCTCCAGACAGCTCAGCCCCGAGGACGGGAACAGAATGTGCGAATCGTCCGCCTGCTCCAGGTATAGGGAGATCAGCTCGCGGTACGCGAAGCTCTCATCCTCATACTCCGGCGCCCGGCGATGCTCGTATGCTAGCGTCAAGCTCTCCAGCGCCTCAGCCGGCTTCAGCTCCTTGTACGACTTCGGATACTCCATCACGATGTCGCACTCATACACCTGACCGCCGCCCATGTAGAGAAGCTCCTGTGGTATTCCGTCAAAAAAATAATTCGCTATGACGATCACCGGCTGCTTCAGGTCTCCCTTGCGCACGACCTCGCCTGACTCGACCAGCTTAAGCTCTGTATCGTTCACCGCATCGAATACGGCGAAGTCGACCAGCCCTTGCTGAACGTACGGCTGCAGAGCCGGATGGCGCCGCCAGCCGTTGACGTTGCTGACCGGCAGATCGGTAATCACATAGCGATATGGCGGCAGCTCGATGCCAGCGAACGCGACCAGCTCGCCGAGCTGCTGGAGCACGTGGTAGGCAAGACGGCCCGCTCCCGCACCTAGCTCTACAATCGTGACCGGCTCGGACAGCTCCCCTTGAGCCGCCCGATCCTGCAGCAGCCCGAATATCGTCTCCGCATAAGCGGTTGCAATCATCGGGCTGTTCGTAATATATTGCGGCACTTGATCGTTATTCCATGCCTTCATGCCGAGCTGCTCATAGTATGCGCGCTGTAATTCCCAGATCGGCGCCTCACTGTAGCGATACGTTTGCTTCACCATTTCTACCATTATAAGTCTGACCTGCTCTCTGTCCTGGAATAAGTAGGTTACTACATCACCTGAAGGTGCCGCGCTAGCGGCATGGTTCTCTATCCTGAAATATGTAACGGTATCGTTGCCTATCCAAGTAAATTTACCATATGCCAGCCGAAGTCTCAATTCAGCTTGAGTCAAGATTAGATCTGGCTTGGAGACCGAATAGCCGAATGCTATACTGGAGCTATACCTAAAGAACGAACCTGGAGGGGCGATACAAGGCCATGCGAGAGCTGAGAGCGCCTGTCACCTATGCTCAGTATATGAACAGGAAGGATGAAGTACGGTACGAGGCTCTGAACGGTGAGATCATCAGCATGTCGCCTTCTCCGACTCCCCGGCATCAGCACATTGTAGGAGGATTGTATACCGAGCTGCGGTTATATATGAAAGGAAAGCCTTGTCGCCCATTCATCGCTCCCATTGATGTGTGCTTATATGGAACATCGAGCATGAGCGACTCGGAGATTAAGGACTGGGTACAGCCCGACCTCTTGGTCGTCTGTGATCCGAGTAAGATTGAGGAGAATCGAATTGTCGGAGCACCCGACTGGATCATTGAAGTATTGTCTCCTTCCACCTCCAAGGCCGATCGTGTGCAGAAGTACAACGCCTATGCAAGGGCTGGTGTCAAGGAGTACTGGATCGTAGACCCGTATCACGAATATATCGATACCTTCGTACTGGAGGGACAGCGCTACAGGCAGCATGGAACGTATTTCCGAACGGATCCTATACGCTCACAGCTGTTCACCGACCTCTACATCGATCTCAACGAGCTGTTCGACTCGGAATAATGGTCTCGCCTAGCTACAGCCAATGTGCGTACTGCTGCGCGACTCGCCGTAGGCCGTCCATCGGTTCCCCCACAGGAAAATATTCAAGCCCCACATAGCCGCCATAGCCCGCTTCGTGCAGGCGACGCAGGATGTACGGGTAATGCAGCTCGCCCTCATCGAGCTCCCTGCGCCCCGGATTGCCTGCGGCATGCACATGCCCGATGGTGTCCAGCATGCGAACCATGTTCGCCGTCACGTGACCTTCAGTAACCTGCTGATGATAAATATCGAAGAGCATCCGTACTTGCGGATGACCTACATCCTGCAGCAGCAGCTGTGCCTCCTCTGACGAGGATAAGAAGTAGCCCGGATGATCGACGGCAACGTTCAGCGGCTCCACGACCAGTGTGACGCCAGTCCCCTCGAGCAGCGGTACGCTCGCCCGCAGTCCTTCCAGCACGCTCTGCCGCTGCACCTCGCGCGGCACACCAGCCAGCTCCGCACCGACCGTTACGATCAGTGTGCGGCAATGGAGCCGCCTTGCGACCTCAAGCGTCTCCTTAAGTCCTTCGAGGTAGGCGGGACGAGCCGCCGCGTCCGTCAAGCTCGTCTGCTTCACGCAGAAGGCGCTCACCGTAAGCTCGAGCGCCTCGGCCGTACGCGCCAGCTGCTCGATATCTTTGTTATCCCAGCTCCAGAACTCGAACGCCCCGAAGCCCGCTTCCTTCACCTTATGCAGCTTCTCTTCTAGCGGCATTTCGCGGAACAATGCCTCTATGCACACCGACAGCTTCATCTTGGTCCATTCCCCCTTCATCTGTGTGATCATCATCAGCTATATGATCGTTCGAACCGCACCCATCCGAGGTCGAAGCTCGAGCCCCCTCGCGGCCAAAATCCATCTGCTCGAATTCGCTTCTGATCATCGTAATTCGTTCAACATGTCATACCTTCCATTGTACCATAGTGACATGTCTAGTGTCCGGGTAGCGTGTCCTGTGTCAGACTAATACTCGTTCCCCGTCGTTAGGTTGCCGTGATCGCAAAAAAACCGCAAGCGAGCATCTATACAGATGGTCCGCCTGCGGCTTGGGGTTAAGCTTCGATTAGATTTTGCCTACGAGGTCCAGGCTTGGCTTCAGCGTAGCTGCGCCTTCCTGCCACTTCGCCGGGCATACTTCACCTGGGTTGTTGCGCACGTACTGAGCAGCCTTGATCTTGTTCACGAGGATGCTTGCATCACGGCCGATGCCGCCAGCCGAGATCTCGACCGTCTGGATCACGCCGTCCGGATCGATAATGAACGTACCGCGGTCAGCCAGACCCTCGGACTCGATCAGCACGTCGAAGTTACGGGAGATCGTGTGAGTCGGGTCGCCGATCATGATGTATGTAATTTTGCCGATAGTGTCGGAGCTGTCATGCCATGCCTTGTGCGTGAAGTGAGTATCCGTCGATACGGAGTACACCTCTGCGCCGAGCGCCTTCAGCGCCTCGTATTGATTTTGCAGATCCTCAAGCTCAGTTGGGCATACGAAGGTGAAGTCCGCAGGGTAGAAGCATACAACGCTCCACTTTCCTTTGAAGTTCTCTTCTGTTACCTCGATGAACTTGCCGTTCTGGTATGCTTGAGCTTTAAATGGCAGTACTTGAGTTCCAATCAAAGACATGATTATAGTCCTCCTCGAAATGTAGGTTGAGAATTACATATAGCTGGAGCGGACCTAACGATAAGCTAGGATCACTCACAAACTATAATAATTCTAATCTAGCTATAATTATTATGTACAAATTTTCCTTTGTCAAGTCTCGGTGAGCTGCGCTTACGGCTGCAGCCGGTGACGCTTCGAGCGAGCGATCAACATGTTCTTGAAATGACGGAAAGCCTGCAAGCGATCCGCGGTTATGTCGCTCACCTTGGATGCTTTTGCAGGCCTATCCTTCGCCATGCTTCAGCTCTTAATACACGTCACGCTGGTAACGATGCTGCTCCTGCATATGGTTCAGGTACGCTTCGGCCTCTTCGCGGCTCATCGCGCCTTCCTTCTCAATGATGTCGATCAGCGTATTGTGAACGTCCTTCGCCATGTTCTTCTTATCGCCGCAGACGTAGAAGTATGCGCCGCTGCTCAGCCATGCGAACAGCTCCTTGCTGTTCTCCATCATGCGATGCTGCACATACACCTTCTGCTCGGAGTCGCGGGAGAACGCGGTGTCGAGCTTCGTCAGCGCGCCGTCGTTCATGTAGCCCTCCAGCTCTTCCTTGTACAGGAAGTCCGTCGAAGAACGCTGGTCGCCGAAGAACAGCCAAGCGCGGCCTGCAGCCTTCGTCACCGCACGCTCCTGAATGAACGAACGGAACGGCGCAATACCTGTGCCAGGACCGACCATAATGATGTCCTTGTCGCCCTCTGGCAGGTTGAAGTGGTTGTTCACTTGAATGAAGACTGGCAGCGTCTCGCCCTCATGCGCGCGCTCGGCGCACTGCACGGAGCATACGCCCTTGCGCTCGCGGCCATGAGACATGTAGCGGACGGCGCCAATCGTCAGGTGCACTTGACCCGGATTCGCAGCGAAGCTGCTCGCGATGGAATACAGGCGAGCGTTTAATTTTCTCAGCAGCGCAACGAAATCTTGAGCCGATACGTTCCACGGACCGAAGTCCTGCACCAGATCAAGCAGATCGCGTCCGTCGATATATTCCTTGAGCTGCTCAGCTTGCTCCGCGGATACGAGCTTCTTCAGCTCCTCGTTGTCCGTGAACTCGGCCGCCTGCTGAACGATCTTCTTGGACAGCAGCGTCAGCTCGAAGTGGTTGAGCAGCGCGTCTTGGATGGAGAGCGTGTCTCCCTGCTTGTTCACCACAACCTCAGTAGCCGGGTCCCACTTCATGATAGCAAGAATAGCTTCGACGAGCGCCGGATCATTCGATGGGAAGATACCGAGGCAATCGCCCGGAACGTAAGACAGCTCAGAGCCCTCTAGAGAAAGCTCGATGTGACGCGTTTCCTTGCTGGAGCCAGCACCATTCAGGTTGACATTCTTAATAATTCGTGCTGGAAACGGATTCGTTCTCGAATATACGCTTGGCACTTTCTGGGAATCAGTTGTTTGCATTATTCTCACCTCAGACCGTTATAATTAATAATTAAATCATAACTGTCATGAAATTGAAAATGTTTTTCATTGATTTCTCTGAACAATTTGCGAAAAGTGAGTTTCGGCTATATTACAGTATCTGACTCAAAGTCTTAGCCTGAACATCTAGCTTGCCTACGGCTTCGCCAATACCTGCAAATTCATCAACTGTCAGCTGAATTTGATGCTGGCTATCGACGATTGCTCGTTGGGACGTCATCGTTCCCTCACTGACTCGATGAACATGCTTGGAAATCCCTTCAACGGTGGCATGAATCTCTTTTGCCGCTTCTTGGACGCTCTGCGCTAATTTCCTCACCTCGGTTGCAACTACATTAAAGCCGCGTCCATGCTCCCCGGCGTGTGCCGCTTCAATGGCCGCATTCAAGGCGAGTAGATTCGTGTGCGATGCGAACTCCCGAATCGTCTGTACAATATGGTGAATGGCAGTTGTCTGCTCTTTCAAGTCGTGAAGATCATTCAGGTTGCTCTCATTGTCGTTCATTACACGACCAATTGCGGAAGCCACTTGTTGATTACGTGCAATACCCTTCTCTGTACGTACGAGTAAATCCTCTGCCATCTGCTGCAATTCAGTGGTGACTTGGGTTTTGGCAGTTTCCCTTGCTGTTATGTCAGTGGCTACCTTCAAGACTGCCACTACTTGTCCATCCTCACCGAGTACTGGCATATACGTGGCTTCAAGCAATAGAATAATACCTTGCTTAGTCACGCGAGTGATCTTATCTTGAAATGTCTTGCCTCTTCTCAAATTATCCCAAAGCATCTTATAATCTGAGCTATTGACGAAATCCGGTACACAAAATTTCCGATGATGTATGCCTATCAGTTCTGACACCTGATAACCCATCGCACGAGCGAAATTCTCATTGGCCCACAGCACATCTCCCTGTGTATTAAACTCAATCATCGCAAGTGACTTCTCTAATGCGTTAAGTACTGCACGTTCATTCAGTTTGCAGAATCCAGAGGTGTTGTATGCTACCAATTAACCATTATACATGAATCCAAATCGAGTTGAAACGATATGAATTGACATTTTTCACTCTATTCGTCTGTGCTACTTGTGGATATTTAGACTATTGGAACTATTTAACTCGTCTTTAAATATATCATGACCTATGCACTTCGTGGTAAGGTCTGGTAGTTTATCGGATGATGCGCAACCCAAAGAACCATCCGATAATGCTCCGGCCAAAATAAATCAATAAGTCTTGCAAACTGCTGTACATGTGTGTCACAATCGATGTAGATTCGCTGTTGCCCTTTGTGGTGTGACATGCGGACCTGACAACGAGTGTGGAAGAGGCCACGAACCATTTCGCCGTGGGTGTAGCCTTCATCACTCGTTTTTTCTTTGTTTAATTCGTATAGAGCAACGGACAGCAACGTTTCGGCCGTAAACAATAATTCGAAGTGTGCATGGTGATGGGCTTCAGTTTCGGAATGACACTTCTCCAAGGCTAGCTCCTGCTTGGCCGTACGGAAAAACACCTCGATCCGCCAACGCTTCACGTAAGTACGCAAGGCTTCTTCAGGCGCATCGAAGCGGTTGCTGATGAGCAGGTAGGCACCCTTGTAAGTCGCGGGGGCTTCCTCCTCCGTCTCGAGCAACTCGGAATCATCTTCCTTTAAGCGCATGGCGGCTACAGCGGCAATTAGTACATAGCGCTGCTTGTTGACTTGCTTGCCTCTGCGGTTCGTTACAGGATGAGGCTGTTTCATGTAGATGTCAGGAATCGCAAGTGAAACCAGTCCTGACGCACCCTCGGCAACCAACTGGCCGTACACTTCCCGAATGAGCATGATCGGGGTCACAGGAACGTACCGCTCCCTGCCCGTGCAAGGCTCGATGACCTTACGAAATAATGCCGTGTTGCGTTTAGCCTTCGTTACCCAGTCAAATTGATGCTTTTCGAGAAAGGCGAAAAAGCCTTTACACAAGTACCAGCGGTCCATCGCAACCCAAAGACGGCAGGTCGCCGATTCGCGCAGCATCAAGAGCATTTGCTTAGCCAAATCGATCTTCGACAAGCCTTCGTTCTTCTGCTCAGACTTGTGCCATACGCGGTAAAACAACGGATATTCAAGTCCGCTGTGAAGTACGGCCTGAACAACGACCACATTCATCGCCCACAC
Above is a genomic segment from Paenibacillus sp. YYML68 containing:
- a CDS encoding PAS domain S-box protein, yielding MTQFELTDDYLFTHAFEHAPIGMALVAPDGSWLRVNSSLCDIVGYSELELMQMNFQMLTHEDDLDFDLELVHDTLEGRRTHYQLDKRYYHKHGHVVWVRLSVTLVRDEHRKPLYFIGQIQDITDQKTEAHVLIQSKERYKSLFQCHPDAIMSFSPSGQFTSVNDACERVTGYTKQELLHMDPSVLLERTDVSRKHFLLALEGEPQEFEEIIIHKNGHRVVLRVTYVPIVVESKIEGIYSILKDITEYRKATEQLLHHDQLYELISENAQDVIFSLTAKGTVDYVSPGVKALLGYAAEDVQGHPFFTYVHTEDLQELVSSPLMSQKDSGIVCCRLRHQQGHYVWFEINIKAIQDGEDRLQRVMGIGRDITERKRAEAERIQSEQQLQLSEKLSLAGQLAAGIAHEIRNPLTAIKGFITLLEREYRSKPEYFSVIGSEIERIEQIISELLMLAKPQAAQYESKDIRDIVEPMIKLMEAQALLRNIQLQYDFSDETLLVHCNENQLKQVFINFVKNAIESMPHGGQILITTASADREARTLQITIRDEGEGIPPELLARLGEPFFSTKEKGTGLGYAVSKKIIENHGGTLVIRSTVHVGTEVHIQLPLITQ
- a CDS encoding helix-turn-helix domain-containing protein; translation: MSFNIRLKALRKEGGMTLEEAAGELGVSITTLSGWEQGYRRPNIESMVKLAHLYQTSSDYILGLTENREPQPISMNAKDVLAQRGLHWDGMPLSDEELRTLRLLLEYVLNDRKEDVGGTREGKASNE
- the nagA gene encoding N-acetylglucosamine-6-phosphate deacetylase; the protein is MNVDHWLIHNASIVTPDAPAAAGWLLLSGSSIERIGHADEPIPAAERQCDAEGGYVLPGFIDVHVHGGAGYDFMEADRVGLDAITRFHAAHGTTSMLATTVTAPKCAIDEALSRLADYVAEPMLHAQLLGVHLEGPFISKKWPGAQHPAHIVPPQLCWLEEWTTRYPGLLRLQTLAPELEGAADYIRALREHGVVAACGHTDATYEQVQAAAELGLSHAAHTFNAMRGLHHREPGTVGAVLTEDRLTAEVIADGHHVHAAALRLLARAKGELGLVLITDAISAAGLGDGSYALGGLDVVVQGGVARLKACGSLAGSTLTMDAALRYAVREAGIPLEAASRMASGNPARVLGISDITGELREGAQADVVVLSRELDVRHVWVRGAMLAGFANGPGDI
- a CDS encoding tetratricopeptide repeat protein is translated as MVEMVKQTYRYSEAPIWELQRAYYEQLGMKAWNNDQVPQYITNSPMIATAYAETIFGLLQDRAAQGELSEPVTIVELGAGAGRLAYHVLQQLGELVAFAGIELPPYRYVITDLPVSNVNGWRRHPALQPYVQQGLVDFAVFDAVNDTELKLVESGEVVRKGDLKQPVIVIANYFFDGIPQELLYMGGGQVYECDIVMEYPKSYKELKPAEALESLTLAYEHRRAPEYEDESFAYRELISLYLEQADDSHILFPSSGLSCLERLNALSRSGFLLITADKGDHRLEDLQFADPPQLVIHGSFSLTANYHALVHVFEQRGAEALFTEHHYKNINIGCILMLDKPKTYVNTRLAFRRFIERFGPDEFCSMKEWLDQQLDGITLQPILAFWRLGGYDAEFFIQTAQRIVSLLPEATDEELLDLRLGINKMWDSFYVMEQRYDLALDAGLLLFEMNMYEEAKRFLDQSVQTDPEDPVPTVLYCLAICSLELGLELEARYYLGRALELEPEHEEALALLECLGEEQGEQDE
- a CDS encoding Uma2 family endonuclease; protein product: MRELRAPVTYAQYMNRKDEVRYEALNGEIISMSPSPTPRHQHIVGGLYTELRLYMKGKPCRPFIAPIDVCLYGTSSMSDSEIKDWVQPDLLVVCDPSKIEENRIVGAPDWIIEVLSPSTSKADRVQKYNAYARAGVKEYWIVDPYHEYIDTFVLEGQRYRQHGTYFRTDPIRSQLFTDLYIDLNELFDSE
- a CDS encoding hydroxypyruvate isomerase family protein, with protein sequence MKLSVCIEALFREMPLEEKLHKVKEAGFGAFEFWSWDNKDIEQLARTAEALELTVSAFCVKQTSLTDAAARPAYLEGLKETLEVARRLHCRTLIVTVGAELAGVPREVQRQSVLEGLRASVPLLEGTGVTLVVEPLNVAVDHPGYFLSSSEEAQLLLQDVGHPQVRMLFDIYHQQVTEGHVTANMVRMLDTIGHVHAAGNPGRRELDEGELHYPYILRRLHEAGYGGYVGLEYFPVGEPMDGLRRVAQQYAHWL
- the ahpC gene encoding alkyl hydroperoxide reductase subunit C, with the protein product MSLIGTQVLPFKAQAYQNGKFIEVTEENFKGKWSVVCFYPADFTFVCPTELEDLQNQYEALKALGAEVYSVSTDTHFTHKAWHDSSDTIGKITYIMIGDPTHTISRNFDVLIESEGLADRGTFIIDPDGVIQTVEISAGGIGRDASILVNKIKAAQYVRNNPGEVCPAKWQEGAATLKPSLDLVGKI